A genome region from Arthrobacter agilis includes the following:
- a CDS encoding GAF and ANTAR domain-containing protein has translation MQNLVLDSGDRGQLLTLLAQRAASKFSTSRTTILCGVTLLRPRTKMTIASSSARAQRIDEVQYRFNDGPCVRAARSGQVQYVTDFRSDTRFGEYTNVVRNYGILSALGTPIPLDGGVRAALDLYAEHPDAFNEEAQAEALQIAQGASRALRLAVRLAQVTDTNHQLMSTLESRTAILLAAGIIMGQNQCSHDEAMRILLAASSGQNVKVHDISAQVLASIGQKVPTTHFIL, from the coding sequence ATGCAGAACCTCGTCCTGGACAGCGGTGACAGGGGCCAGTTGCTGACCCTGCTGGCCCAGCGTGCCGCCTCGAAGTTCAGCACCTCGAGGACGACCATTCTGTGCGGGGTGACGCTGCTGCGACCACGAACGAAAATGACCATTGCCAGCAGCAGCGCTCGTGCGCAGCGCATCGATGAGGTGCAGTACCGCTTCAACGACGGACCCTGTGTTCGCGCGGCCCGGAGCGGCCAAGTGCAGTACGTGACCGATTTTCGTTCCGACACCCGCTTCGGTGAGTACACCAACGTCGTCAGGAACTACGGCATCCTGTCCGCTCTTGGCACCCCGATTCCCCTGGACGGTGGGGTTCGAGCAGCCTTAGACCTGTATGCCGAACACCCCGATGCTTTCAACGAGGAGGCACAAGCTGAAGCGCTGCAGATAGCGCAGGGTGCCTCGAGAGCCTTACGTCTGGCGGTTCGTCTCGCGCAGGTCACCGACACCAATCACCAGCTGATGAGCACCCTGGAATCACGGACAGCGATTCTCCTCGCCGCGGGCATCATCATGGGGCAGAACCAATGCAGCCACGATGAGGCGATGCGTATCCTCCTCGCCGCATCCAGCGGGCAAAACGTCAAAGTCCACGACATTTCAGCGCAAGTCCTGGCCTCCATCGGCCAGAAGGTCCCCACCACCCATTTCATCCTGTAA
- a CDS encoding pyridoxamine 5'-phosphate oxidase family protein: MTTTSSATPDPSTSRTRHNSPIEHQDAYGESEGGLNAAKALTSAQCWALAATQSAGRLGFFRDGVLDIVPVSYFMMADHVYFRTSTEGTNAASYLEHAAFQIDRIDTEARSGWSVLLNGSATRVADPSLVRPLWAEAVDQPWAAGQRDQFFNLARSMARGRLMGATH, translated from the coding sequence ATGACAACCACCTCCTCCGCCACTCCTGACCCATCGACGTCCAGGACGAGACACAACTCTCCGATAGAGCACCAGGACGCCTACGGGGAGTCCGAGGGCGGGCTGAACGCTGCGAAAGCACTCACCAGTGCCCAGTGTTGGGCTTTGGCAGCGACGCAATCCGCGGGCCGGCTCGGCTTCTTCCGTGACGGGGTGCTGGACATTGTGCCGGTGAGCTACTTCATGATGGCCGACCATGTGTACTTCCGCACCTCCACCGAGGGCACCAACGCCGCCAGCTACCTCGAGCACGCAGCGTTTCAGATCGACCGCATCGACACAGAGGCCCGCAGCGGATGGTCGGTGCTGCTCAACGGTTCTGCCACCCGCGTGGCAGACCCGAGCCTAGTGAGGCCCCTGTGGGCTGAAGCAGTCGACCAGCCCTGGGCGGCGGGCCAACGGGACCAGTTCTTCAACCTGGCACGCTCCATGGCGCGCGGCCGTCTCATGGGAGCCACGCACTGA